AGATAGCCCTCAGGTTATTTTGCCTTGTTATGGTGACCGAGTGTTCGGTCAGACATATGACCATGAAATGGCGTTCTCGTTTCCGTATCGTATGAGTGAAGATGTGATGGCCGGGTTTGCTGGCACTCATAAAGGTGGCGTTCGTTATCCAATTCCGAATTTCCTTCAATATCAAGCTAAGTATCCAGCAACATATGAGAAGCTAAATAAAATGTGGGAAGAAGAATAAAGAGAATAAAAGAGAAGGGTCGGAGCTGTATAACAGTTTTCGACCCTTTTTTACTGCGTTCATTATTATAATATGGGCTTATTTTTTAGAAAATTCCGTTGACATTTCTTTACGTTGCATATTATTATATAACAGAAAAGATTATTCAACACACTGTATCAATACAGATTTGAGGTATATAACTATATACGGAGGGATTATACATGAATCATACAAAAAGACGGCACAGCTTTGATTTTGCGGTGTTACCAACAGGTACAGCCCAGACAAAGCTAAAGCAGAGAGTGAATCATTCGTTATTACAAAAGAAGCAGCGATAAAATGCAGACCGTTTGGGTCTGTATTTTTTATGAGAAAAAATGTTTTTATTATAGGCTGTTTATTCAGAATTTTTTGTTGACAGACGAGTTTGCGGTGATTATTATATAACACAAGATAAAAAATAAAAACTGTACCAATACAATAAAAGGAGAGATTATAATGATGAACAGCGCTGCGCAAAACCAGACGTTAACAGGAAGCCAATCCAAGAATACGGGCGGTAAAAAGCTGCAGGATCAAGTTACGATTATTACGGGCGGAAATGGTGGATTGGGCCGTGCAATTGCGCTTGCTTATATAGCAGAGGGAGCAAAGGTAGTGCTTGCAGCTCGCAATGAGGAAACCTTGGCGAAAGTTCATCAGGAAATCGCAGGCTTAGGGGCGGATGTGCTGAGCGTACCGACGGATGTGGCTAGTGAGACGGATTGCAAGCATCTTTTCGAGAAGACAATCGAGCGATTTGGTCGTGTTGATATTTTGGTTAACAATGCGGGAGTCTCAGGACCTACCGGTTCTGTCGCTGAAATCTCACTAGAAGATTGGAATACCACATTAAATATTGATATAACAGGTGCATTTCTATGTACGAAGGAAGCAGCCAAGTTAATGATTGCTCAGCAGTCAGGCAACATCATTAATATCTCTTCGATTTTTGGTAAACGGGCATACCCGTATCGCACACCGTATTCTGTAGCCAAATGGGGCATGATCGGCTTTACGCAGAGCGTGGCGGCAGAGCTTGGCAAGCATAATATCCGCGTGAACTGTATTTGTCCAGGGCCGGTACAAGGACCGCGTATTGAGCGTGTATGGCGGAAGAGAGCAGAGATCCGCAACGTTCCATGGGAGGTCATCCAAGATAAGATGCTTCGCATGGCCGCACTACGCCGCATTCCAACTGAAGATGAAGTAGGGAAGGTGGCGCTGTTCCTTGCTTCGGATGACTCCGCCAGCATGACAGGGCAGTCGCTAAATGTATCCTGCGGTACAGAAATGAGATAAACGAATTTATAGAAAAAAAGAAAGGTGTGCACATAATGAACATTCATCAATTTCTAACGCCAGAAGTGATTGTAACGGGTGCCGGATCGCTGCAAAAAACTGGAGAATATGCAGCACGTTATGGAAGTAGAGCGCTGATTGTAACAGATAAAATCTTGGCTGGTCTTGGTATTACAAAGCCGCTAGAAGATATTCTAGAGAAGGCGGGGATAGAGGCTGTAGTATTTTCTGATGTGTCCGGCGAGCCGACATTATCTGAAGTAAATCAAGGGCTTGCGCTATGCCGTGAAAAGGACTGTGAGGTGCTGCTTGCGATTGGCGGCGGCAGCGCTATTGATACGGCTAAAGCCATCTCGATGATGCAACGTAATGAAGCACCCATGTCTCAATACATGGGGATGGAAAAAGTGGAGCAACCGGGGCTTCCTATTATTGCAATTCCCACGACAGCAGGTACAGGTTCTGAAGTAACACGGGTGACGGTCATTACAGACGAAGAAACCGATGTCAAAATGATGATCGCCAGTCGTTTTCTTGTACCGTGTGTTGCCATACTTGATCCGCAGTTGACAGTAAGCTGTCCGAAGGGCGTAACAGCAGGGACGGGAGTGGATGCGCTGACCCATGCAATCGAAGCCTATATCTCACGTAAACAGCAACCGCTGACGGATACGATGGCGCTATCAGCGATTCGTCGGATCTATCCGAACTTGGAGCGAGCATGGATAGACGGTAACGATATGGAAGCACGTGAACAAGTGCTAATCGGTGCGATGGAAGCAGGTCTTGCGTTCAGCAATGCGTCGGTTGCTCTTGTGCACGGCATGTCGCGCCCGATCGGAGCACTGTTTCATGTGCCGCATGGTATCTCAAATGCGATTTTGCTTCCTTCAGTTATGCGCTTTTCTGCGCCGCAGGCTGTAGAACGTTTTGCTGATATTGCCCGTGCGATGGGAGTCGATACAGAAGGGATGCCGTTGGAAGAAGCGGCTGATCTTGCAGTGTCGATGGTTGAAAATTTGTGTGAATCGCTCCAGCTTCCATCGTTGCAAGAGCTTGGCGTCGATCCGGAGAAATTCATGGAGGCTGCGCCGAAGATGGCTAAGGATGCGCTGGCAAGCGGCAGTCCGGGCAATAATCCTCGTCTTGCCAATGATGAAGAAATTATTGAATTATATAAGGAGCTTGTTGAGAAATCTTATCTGACAAAGGGGGCATAGCATATGCACCATACAACAACCCCTTTCCAGTTTCATCGGCTTGCGGAGGGAAAACCTCCGCAGGTCGTTGTTTGTCCAACCTGTCACAAGCTGTATCAGAAATCGCGTCTTTTGGAAGAAGCATATACGTGTGAATGTGGTTTTCAATTTCGTTTTACAGCAAAAAACCGCATTAAGACCTTGCTGGACCCTGGAAGTTTTGCCGAGTGGAATGCGCAGCTCGCCAGCGTTAATCCGCTGGAGTTTAACGGATATGATGAGAAGTTAATGAAAGCAGGCCGCAGCAGCGGAGTAAAAGAGGGGGTCATTACCGGGGAAGGTACGCTGCATGGTGAGCGTGTTGTGGTAGCGGTTATGGAACCGTTATTCATGATGGGCAGCATGGGTTCGGCCATCGGTGAGAAAATCACACGCGCGATAGAAGGAGCCACAAAAGAGGGGCTGCCTGTTCTTATTTTTTCTGCATCTGGCGGTGCACGGATGCAGGAAGGAGTACTTAGTCTGATGCAGATGGCCAAGACGAGTGCGGCACTGAAGCGTCATGAAGAAGCTGGATTGCTGTATATTTCCGTGCTTACACATCCGACTACAGGTGGGGTGACTGCAAGCTATGCAATGCTAGGAGATATTATTATATCCGAGCCGGGTGCATTAATTGGATTTGCCGGAAGGCGTGTAATTGAGCAAACGATTAAGCAGAAGCTTCCAGACGGATTTCAAAGTGCTGAGTTTTTGCTTGAGCATGGAATGCTTGATGCGATTGTACCGCGCAAGCGAATGAGGGACACGCTGGCCCAATTTGTAGCGCTGCACCGCAGGCCGAAGGAATGGAGAGCCTATGGCGGTTGAAGAGTATGAAGCACAAGTACCCCTTTTCCGTATTACCCCGCGTACAGTAGGGGAGCGAGTCAAGCTATCGCGACATCCGGAGCGTCCGTTGACAAGTGATTATATTTCCGGTTTATTTCCAGATTTTATCGAATTAAAAGGGGACCGTCTATACGGTAATGATGAGTCACTTTTGGCAGGACTTGCGACTTTTCAAGGCATTCCGGTGACCGTAATCGGACATGAGAAGGGGAGGGGAACACGCGACAAAATTGCCCGAAACTTTGGAATGTCGCAGCCGGAAGGATATCGTAAAGCCTTGCGTTTGATGCGACAAGCAGAAAAATTTGGACGTCCGATTCTGACCTTTATTGATACACCTGGAGCTTATCCTGGCCTTGAAGCGGAAGAGAGAGGTGTCGCAGAAGCGATTGCCCGCAACCTATTGGAGATGGCTGGGCTGCGTACTATCATTTTAAGTGTGGTGATTGGAGAAGGTGGTAGCGGCGGTGCGCTTGGCATCGGAGTAAGTGATCGACTTTTTATGCTGGAAAATGCTTATTATTCCGTTATCAGTCCGGAAGGTTGTGCTTCGATCTTATGGAAAGATGCCAGTAAGTGGGAGGAAGCAGCGCAATCATTGAAAATTACAGCCGATGAACTCTATCGTCTCGGAGTCATTGATGAGATATTTGCGGAGCCAGGTGAAGGTGCGCATACGGCTGTGCGGGAGACGGTCGCATATGTTGGCAGAAGATTACGGTATCACTTAGAAGGTTTATTACAGCAGCCAATGGATGAGATCATGAAACAGCGCTATGAACGTTTGCGTCGTCTAGGTGAATATCAGGAATGAAAAATATAGGAAAAGCTGAGTAAAGCCCGCCTTGTTGTAGAACAGAATGCGGGTTTTTCGGCGTGTGAGGAAATTCTCCCACTCTGTAGCAAAACAATGGTATAATAAAGGAGATGTTTATGCATTTACTAGTGGTATGGGAGGGAGTTACCCATGGAAAGATACTTAAAATTATTGTCAGAGGCTGAACAGAAAAATGGCAATACACAAAGTTTTGTGCTCGAGTTGATCCGCCAGATTACGTTTGATGCAAGCCTTTCATCAAAAGAGAGAACAGATGAGATTAAAAAAATCTATTGGGCGCTGGATGAGTATGCTGGAGTGAAATAGTCTTTCCTTGTACAGAACAAACCGCTTTATAGCTAAGCAGACGGAATAGGTAAAGGTAAATTAATAGACATAAGCAAAAGAAATGGGTTGTCCGACATGGACACCCTTTTTATTTTTGGATACGTGTATTTATAATTTTCCAAGCGAAAAGAAGGAATTCGAATAAAGACAACGAATAGTAATGTAATACATGACAAACTTGAATTAAACTTCGCGGATACATATTCCCACTACTTCCACCATAACTACTGTTATTGTAGTAATTAAAGTCAGAAGATTTCGTCTCTTGTCCATTCCATCATGATTCTTACTCCCTTTTTATTTTACTTCCTAGTTGTTCATCATGGCTCATCTTGTGTACGTGCTTTTTTTCACAATATATCCATTCTGCACAAGGAGGCTTTTTTATGCACATTCTGGTATGTGTTAAGCAAGTGCCGGATACGAAGATCATTAAGATTGACCCTAAGACCAATACGCTTGACAGGCGTGGTGTTCCGGCTATTTTAAATCCGTACGATACGCATGCGGTCGAGGAAGCGGTACGATTGCGTGCGCGATACGGTGGAAAAGTGACCATTCTATCGATGGGACCGCCGCAAGCTGTGGCAGCTATTAAAAAATGCGTAGAAATTGGAGCAGACGAGGGCTATCTAATCTCAGACCGCGCATTTGCAGGGGCGGATACGCTGGCTACCAGCTATGCTCTGTCCCGCGCCATCAACCGTATCATGAAAGAAGAGCCAATTGATTTAGTTATCTGCGGCAAGATGGCAATTGACGGTGATACAGGACAAGTGGGTCCTGGGATTGCACGTCGTATGAACATTCCACCGTTGACCGGAGTGAAGAAGGTGGTGGAGGTGGATAAAGCAAACAGAAAAATCGTTGTCCATCGTAAATTTGAAGATGGTCATGAAGTGCTGCAATCTGTCATTCCGTGCTTGCTTACAGTAGAGAAGGAGATCAATGAGGTTCCTTATTCCCCTCTTCCCAACATGATTCGAGCTGCCCGTTACCAGCCTACTGTGTGGACGGTGAATGAATTGGAGGATGTAGATCGTACTCAGCTTGGGCTTAAGGGCTCGCCCACTATTGTCGGCAAGATGTTCAGCCCACCTAAGCCCGAAGGTGGAAAGCGTCTTACAGGCACGACTGATCAACAGGTACATCAACTCGTTGATATCCTGTTAAAAGAAAAACGCGAATTACTCGTGCAGGGAGGCAAATAACATGGCTGTTACAATTTCTGCTGCTTGTATTTCTTGTGGAACTTGTGTAGATACCTGCCCGGTAAGTGCATTGTATCTTGGACCGGATAAGTGTGAGGTGGATGCGGCAAAATGCGAGGAATGTACTGATTGTATTCCGGTTTGTCCAACAGAAGCAATTAGTTTGCCAAATCCTACAAAAACAAAAGCGGCCCCGCCGCCAGCTCCTTCTGTTGCCGAAGAAAAGCCAAAAGAAACGACAGAGCCGATCGCCCAATCTACGCCTCCACCTGCCGCACTGAAGACGGAAGCGCAGACGGAGAAACGTACAGACGGATTTGCTGACCATGAAGGTGTCTGGGTATTTATTGATCAGACAGACGGCGTCATTGCCGGAGTATCCCTTGAACTGCTCGGAGCGGGACGGCGTTTGGCAGATAAGCTCAATACGCCGCTCTCTGGTTTCATGCTGGGTCATCAGATTGAACCGCTCACACAGACATGTTTTGAATACGGAGCGGACCAGATGTATATCATTGATGATTCTGTTCTAAAGGACTACCGATCGGAGACGTACATGAAAGGAACGGTGGACCTGTGCAATAAATATAAGCCGGAAATTATTCTATATGGTGCCACAATCAACGGCAAGGATCTGGCCAGTGCGGTAGCTACAGATCTTGCGACAGGGTTGACTGCCGACTGTACAATGCTGGATGTGGAGCCGCAGAAGCGTTTGCTCGAGGCGAGTCGTCCAGCTTTTGGGGGCAATATTATGGCAACGATTCTTTGTAAAAACCATCGTCCACAGATGGCAACGGTTCGCTCAAAAGTAATGAAAGCACTGGAGCCGCAAAAAGGCCGTGTGGGTACGGTTATTCATGAGCCGCTTGGTATGCATGAAAATGACCTGCAGACAAAAGTGCTAGAGATTGTCCGAGAGACCGGCAAGCGAGTAAAGCTCGATGAAGCTCATATTATTGTTGCAGGTGGCAAAGGTTTGGGAGATGCGAAAGGTTTTCAGATTTGCTA
This window of the Aneurinibacillus sp. REN35 genome carries:
- a CDS encoding SDR family NAD(P)-dependent oxidoreductase; translation: MMNSAAQNQTLTGSQSKNTGGKKLQDQVTIITGGNGGLGRAIALAYIAEGAKVVLAARNEETLAKVHQEIAGLGADVLSVPTDVASETDCKHLFEKTIERFGRVDILVNNAGVSGPTGSVAEISLEDWNTTLNIDITGAFLCTKEAAKLMIAQQSGNIINISSIFGKRAYPYRTPYSVAKWGMIGFTQSVAAELGKHNIRVNCICPGPVQGPRIERVWRKRAEIRNVPWEVIQDKMLRMAALRRIPTEDEVGKVALFLASDDSASMTGQSLNVSCGTEMR
- a CDS encoding iron-containing alcohol dehydrogenase is translated as MNIHQFLTPEVIVTGAGSLQKTGEYAARYGSRALIVTDKILAGLGITKPLEDILEKAGIEAVVFSDVSGEPTLSEVNQGLALCREKDCEVLLAIGGGSAIDTAKAISMMQRNEAPMSQYMGMEKVEQPGLPIIAIPTTAGTGSEVTRVTVITDEETDVKMMIASRFLVPCVAILDPQLTVSCPKGVTAGTGVDALTHAIEAYISRKQQPLTDTMALSAIRRIYPNLERAWIDGNDMEAREQVLIGAMEAGLAFSNASVALVHGMSRPIGALFHVPHGISNAILLPSVMRFSAPQAVERFADIARAMGVDTEGMPLEEAADLAVSMVENLCESLQLPSLQELGVDPEKFMEAAPKMAKDALASGSPGNNPRLANDEEIIELYKELVEKSYLTKGA
- the accD gene encoding acetyl-CoA carboxylase, carboxyltransferase subunit beta, whose amino-acid sequence is MHHTTTPFQFHRLAEGKPPQVVVCPTCHKLYQKSRLLEEAYTCECGFQFRFTAKNRIKTLLDPGSFAEWNAQLASVNPLEFNGYDEKLMKAGRSSGVKEGVITGEGTLHGERVVVAVMEPLFMMGSMGSAIGEKITRAIEGATKEGLPVLIFSASGGARMQEGVLSLMQMAKTSAALKRHEEAGLLYISVLTHPTTGGVTASYAMLGDIIISEPGALIGFAGRRVIEQTIKQKLPDGFQSAEFLLEHGMLDAIVPRKRMRDTLAQFVALHRRPKEWRAYGG
- a CDS encoding acetyl-CoA carboxylase carboxyltransferase subunit alpha, which codes for MAVEEYEAQVPLFRITPRTVGERVKLSRHPERPLTSDYISGLFPDFIELKGDRLYGNDESLLAGLATFQGIPVTVIGHEKGRGTRDKIARNFGMSQPEGYRKALRLMRQAEKFGRPILTFIDTPGAYPGLEAEERGVAEAIARNLLEMAGLRTIILSVVIGEGGSGGALGIGVSDRLFMLENAYYSVISPEGCASILWKDASKWEEAAQSLKITADELYRLGVIDEIFAEPGEGAHTAVRETVAYVGRRLRYHLEGLLQQPMDEIMKQRYERLRRLGEYQE
- a CDS encoding electron transfer flavoprotein subunit beta/FixA family protein, whose protein sequence is MHILVCVKQVPDTKIIKIDPKTNTLDRRGVPAILNPYDTHAVEEAVRLRARYGGKVTILSMGPPQAVAAIKKCVEIGADEGYLISDRAFAGADTLATSYALSRAINRIMKEEPIDLVICGKMAIDGDTGQVGPGIARRMNIPPLTGVKKVVEVDKANRKIVVHRKFEDGHEVLQSVIPCLLTVEKEINEVPYSPLPNMIRAARYQPTVWTVNELEDVDRTQLGLKGSPTIVGKMFSPPKPEGGKRLTGTTDQQVHQLVDILLKEKRELLVQGGK
- a CDS encoding electron transfer flavoprotein subunit alpha/FixB family protein, yielding MKTEAQTEKRTDGFADHEGVWVFIDQTDGVIAGVSLELLGAGRRLADKLNTPLSGFMLGHQIEPLTQTCFEYGADQMYIIDDSVLKDYRSETYMKGTVDLCNKYKPEIILYGATINGKDLASAVATDLATGLTADCTMLDVEPQKRLLEASRPAFGGNIMATILCKNHRPQMATVRSKVMKALEPQKGRVGTVIHEPLGMHENDLQTKVLEIVRETGKRVKLDEAHIIVAGGKGLGDAKGFQICYDLAEVLGASVGASRDAVEAGWIDHHYQIGQTGVTVTPKIYFAIAISGAVQHIVGMQNSEFIIAINKDPDAPIHSVATYSIIGDAFEVVPKLIEAFKKVVKGGEAVHV